The following proteins are encoded in a genomic region of Amphiura filiformis chromosome 18, Afil_fr2py, whole genome shotgun sequence:
- the LOC140139641 gene encoding uncharacterized protein has protein sequence KDKETKDKETKDKETKDKETKDKETKDKETKDKKQKTKKQKTKRQDKETRQRDKTKRQDKEIRQRDKTETRQTRQRDKTKKQDKETRQRDKTKRQDKDKTEIRQRQDKETRQRQDRDKTDKQDRQDRDTNFTIQLHSLFL, from the coding sequence aaagacaaagaaacaaaagacaaagaaacaaaagacaaagaaacaaaagacaaagaaacaaaagacaaagaaacaaaagacaaagaaacaaaagacaagaaacaaaagacaaagaaacaaaagacaaagaGACAAGACAAAGAGACAAGACAAAGAGACAAGACAAAGAGACAAGACAAAGAGATAAGACAAAGAGATAAGACAGAGACAAGACAGACAAGACAAAGAGACAAGACAAAGAAACAAGACAAAGAAACAAGACAAAGAGACAAGACAAAGagacaagacaaagacaagacaGAGATAAGACAGAGACAAGACAAAGAGACAAGACAGAGACAAGACAGAGATAAGACAGATAAACAAGACAGACAAGACAGAGACACAAATTTCACAATTCAATTGCATTCATTGTTtctgtaa